The Candidatus Binatia bacterium sequence CTACGAGAACGTGCGGCCCGCCTTCAGGCCTCCGCGGCGGGTGGCGTGCCCTCGACGACCACAAAGGCGAGCGCCAAACCCGCGGCGTGCGTGAGCGAGAGCGCGAAACGTTCCATGCCGAGACGCTTCGCCGTCTCGGCGGCGGCGCCGTGTAGAACGATCTTCGGCGCCTCTCCCCGAGCCCGCGTGACTTCGATGTCGAGCCAACCGGCGTGACGCCCCCAGCCGACTCCCAGCGCCTTCATCGTCGCCTCTTTCGACGCGAACCGCGCCGCGTAGCTCTGCCCCCGCCCCTTGCGACGCCCCTCGCAGTACTTCTGCTCGCCGGACGTGAACACTCGATTGCGGAGACGCTCGCCGTGCTTCGCATCGAGCGCTCGCTCTATCCGATCGATCTCCGCGATGTCCACACCGTTTCCGAGAATCATGTTCGTTCTCTCAGCAGGCACCACAGGTCTGGCACGTCGCGACATCGCACGGTGGCGTCTCTCGCTCGAGCATGGCTTTGCGCCACTCCGAGAGGAGATACCGCTTCTCGACAGAGTGGTCGATGAAGTCCCAGGGCAACACCTCGTCCGGCTCGTACCGGCGATGCACGAACTCGTCGGGCGCGGGACAGTCCCCGAAGCCACCGTCGCGATTCGCTTGGCGCACGATCGGCCAGAACTTACCTGCCGCGCGATGGACAGCCTCGAGGATTTCGCCGACGCGGCGATCCCCGCGGGACAGAAGCGTCTGCCAGTACGCATCTCGCGGCGACTCGAGGTCGACCGTCGTCCCCGGGATGCGATCGGTTGCCTGCTTCAGAAGGCGCGCACGCGACTTCACGACGGACAGGTTCTCCATCGGCTCCCACTGCAGTGGGGTCCACGGCTTCGGGACAAAGGGATTGATCGAAAGCGTGATGCGCCCCACCCCGCCGGGCAGATGCGCGCGGATCTTCTCGGCCAAACGCGCGATCGCCAGCACATCGTCGTCGGTTTCCGTCGGAAGGCCGATCATCGAGTACAGCTTGAGGGCCCGCACGCCCTCCGCAGCGAGCAGCCGGGCCGCGCGCAGGATCTCGCTCTCGGTCAGGTTCTTGTTGATCACGCGCCGCATCCGCTCGGATCCGGCCTCGGGAGCCACGGTAACCGAGTTCGTCTTTCCCCGCGTCAGCGCCTCGGCGAGTTCTGGGCCGACGAGGTCGGCCTTGAGCGAAGACGGCGAGGCACGACCGCCACGATCGGCGACCTCGCGACAGAGCCCGGCGATGCCTGGATGACTCGCCATCTCCGCGCCGACGAGTCCGACAGTCGACCGGTGTGGCAACGCGTCCTCGACGACCGCCTTGCGCAGCGACTCGGTACTGCGATGACGTACCGGCCGATACATGTAGCCAGCCGCGCAGAACCGACAGCCCCATTCGCACCCGCGGCTCGCCTCGATGAGAAACATGTCGCCGAAGACCGCCTCGGGCGCGAGAATGAGCGACTGGGTGGGCGCGTCATCGAGCTGCGCGATGTACCGACGCCGCACGCGCGGCTCACCGGTTCGCTGCGCCGGAACGGACGGCCACAGACTCGGCACGTAGGCACCCGAAATTCCTCGGGAAGCTTCGAGCTTCCATTCGCGGTCTCCGCGCTCCGTACGAATCGCATCGAGCCATTCGGGAACCATCTCCTCCCCCTCCCCGATGAGGAAGAGGTCGATGAAGTCGGCGAGCGGCTCGGGGTTCAGGAAGACAGCCGGACCGCCCGCGACCACGAGCGGCTCCCGGCGATTACGCTCCGCTCCGCGAAGCGTAATGCCCGCACTCGCCAGAAGGTCGAGGACATGGACGTAATCCGTTTCGAACGAAATCGAGAACGCGACCACGTCGAACGCCGACAGAGACCGGCCCGACTCCAACGTTCGAATCGGCTCGTTCGAGCGCGCATCCGGAAGGAAGGCCCGCTCGACGGCAACGCCGGCGCGCACCAGAATCCCGTAGATCGCCTGGAAGCCCAGATTCGCCATCCCGACGGGGTACGTGTTCGGATAGGCGAGGCAGACGGACAAGTCGGCCGATGCCGCCGGCAGCGGCCCGAGATGCGTCTCCGCATCGAGCCGTTGCTGAGCCCTATCGCTTTGACGACGTCTCACGCAGGCAACGGTAGCCCCGCCCCGCAGGTTGAACAACCGACACGAAAAAGGGCGGCCCCTGGAAGAGAGCCGCCCCGATTCGCGATCCGCGGTGAGCCCTAAGACTCGCCGCGGTCAGTCCGCCTGTTTCCGCAGGAAGGTCGGAATGTCGTACTCCGCTTCTTCGCTCGGCGGGTTCGAGACTTCGGGCTCGCCGCCCTCGTTCTGGCCCTTGTGCCAGACGGGATCGGCTCCGTCCTCGATCAGTCCCATCCGGACGACCCGACGACCCGCGCCGTCGAACTTCTCGCGGCGCACCGGCGCTGGCTGGATCGGTGTCGGCGATACGCCCCGACGAAGATCGGGACGCGCCTGCGGAGCAAAATGATCCGTCGGCAACATGTCCGAAACCGCCTCGCCGAAGCCGGTCGCGATGACCGTAATGCGGAGCTTATCTCCCATCGCCTCGTCGAGGACCGCGCCGAAGATGATGTTCGCATCCTCGTGCGCCTCTTCCTGGATCAGAGTCGCGGCCTCGTTCACCTCGTGGAGCGAGAGGTCGCTGCCGCCGGTGATGTTGATGAGCACACCGCGCGCGCCCTGGATCGAGATGTCGTCCAGAAGTGGTGAAGAGATGGCCCGCTGCGCCGCTTCGACCGCACGGTTTTCGCCGTCGGCCATCGCCGCGCCCATCATGGCCATGCCCATCTCACTCATGATCGTCCGAACATCGGCGAAGTCGAGGTTGATCAACCCCTGCACCGTGATCAGATCGGAGATACCGCGAACAGCTTCCAGGAGGACGTCGTCCGCCTTCCGGAATGTCTCGAGGATCGGCATGTTCCGGCTCGAGACCGACAGCAGGCGCTGGTTCGGAATCGTAATGAGCGTATCGACGCTCTGCTTCAACGCCCCGATGCCCTCTTCGGCCTGGCGCATGCGGCGCTTGCCTTCGAAGACGAACGGCTTCGTCACGACGCCGACCGTGAGAGCGCCGAGTTCCTTGGCGACCGTTGCGATGACCGGCGCACCACCCGTGCCGGTGCCGCCACCCATGCCGGCCGTGACGAACACCATGTCCGCGCCCGTCAGAAGGTCGCGAAGCATGTCGATGTCTTCGCTTGCGGCCTGACGCCCGATCTCGGGGTTCGCACCCGCACCGAGTCCCTTGGTGAAGGCGGTACCGAGCTGCAACTTCACAGGCGCGAGGTTGGCGTTGAGCGCCTGCGCGTCGGTGTTCGCGGCAATGAAGTCCACGTCCGGCATCCCCGACTGGATCATCGTGTTCACGGCGTTCCCCCCGCCGCCACCGACACCTACGACCTTGATGCGTGCGCCGTCGTGCTCTGCTCCCAGTATCTCGTTCATCACCAACCTCCTCAGCTCATCCCATCGCGCCCTCGCGCCCGGTGGGCACGAATCGACGCAATCCTCCGGGTCAGAAGAACTCCCGGAACCAATCCCCCATGCGATTTTTTACCTTCGAGAGCACGCCCGCCGATGCCGGCGACAGAGCCGAATCGGAGGTCGCCTTGCCCGCAAGCTGCAGCAAACCCATTCCCGTTGCGTAGGCCGGACCACTGACGATGTCGCCGAGACCACCGGAGTGACCCACCGAGCCTACCCGGATCGGAACGTTGAACACCTTTTCTGCGAGAGCGGCGAGCCCGTCCAAGTTCGCGGTTCCGCCCGTCAGAACGATTCCCGAGGTCAACATGCCCTCGACCCCGGCCCGCGAAATCTCCGCGGCGACCAGTGTCAGCATCTCCTCGACGCGAGGCTCGATGATCTCTGCCAAAATCTGGCGCGAGAGCACGCGCGGCCCACGACCGCCGACGCTCGGAACCTCGATCCGTTCCTCGGAACGGACCGCGCTCGAAACGGCGCTCCCGTAGCGCTGCTTCAACTTCTCCGCTTCGGCCGCAGGCGTCTGCAGGCCTGCGGCGATATCGTTCGTAATGTGGTTCCCGCCCAGCGGCAGAACCGCGGTGTGCTGGACCGAGCCCGCCTGGTAGACGATCAGGTCGGTCGTGCCGCCACCGATGTCGATCATCCCGACCCCGAGCTCGCGCTCTTCGTCCGAGAGGACCGACTCGGCCGAGGCGAGAGGCGCGAGGACGACCTGCGACACCGTGACTCCGCTCCGGTTGCAGCACTTGATCACGTTCTCGACGACCGGCGTCGAGCCGGTGAGGACGTGAACGCGGGCCTCGAGGCGAACGCCCGCCATCCCCTGGGCTTCTCGAACCCCTTCCTGCTCGTCGACGACGTACTCTTTGGGGAGCACGTGCAGAATGTGTCGATCGGCCGGAAGCGGAACGGCCCGAGCGGCCTCGTGGACCTGCTCGATGTCTGATGAGGTCACCTCGTGACCCTTGATCGCGACCATCCCGTGGCTATTGAAGCCCTTGATGTGACTGCCGCTGACGCCGACCACGACGCTCTGGATCTGGCAGTCCGCCATCACTTCGGCTTCACTCACCGCGCGCTGGATCGCCTGAACCGTCGCGTCGATGTTGATCACCACGCCCCGACGAAGCCCGGCCGACGGTGCCGTGCCCAGCCCGACGACGTGGGGCTCATCTTCATTCATGGACGCGAGCAGAACTGCCGTCTTGTGGGTTCCGAGATCGAGGGCAACGTGGAAGGACTGCTTTCGCGCCATGGGAATCACGCCGTCCCTTCAGGTGCCCATTGGGCGACGACCGCCTCGGGATCGCGAACGTCCAACCGCCCCGAAAGGCCGGAAGGGGCTGCATGTCCCGAGCGCGCGGCATGAGAGACGACTCGCGAAAGCGAGACGAGCTTCGCATCCCAACTACCCCACCCTAGCCTCACCGAAAGCTGGCCGTCCGTGCTGAACACCAGCAAGTCCGGGTCATCGCCGGCAAGTGCGCCGGGTTCGATCGTAACCTCGGAAACGCCAATGCCGCCGTGCCCTCCTTCGAGTCGGGCGGCCAGCGCGATCGTCTCGCCAAGAACCCGTACGGGCAACCGGCTCGCATCGCCGAGCGACGGGTCCGCGCCAGGAGCGGGAGGTCCGAGCAACTCAGGATCGGCAGGCACGTCGCCGCGAGCTACGGTCACGATAGGCAACTCCGGGAGGTCGCCCGCACCGGGTCGCGCCATCTCGAAGAGGACACCATCGACGTCGGCGAGAAAGAAGCCGCGCTTATCGCGCACCACGACATCAGGCACGCGCTCTTCGACGGTAACCTCAATCCGATCGGGCAAGATGCGCCTTACATGCGCGTCCGCGATCGGCGGGTATCTCCGGAGGCTAGCCTCCAGGTCCCGTGGCGATGTCCGCCAGATGCTTCTCCCCTCCACCATTCCCAACCACGACCGCACCCGTAACGCCGAGAGTCTCTCGGTGCCTCGCACCTCGACTCCGCGCACGGCGAAGTACCGATGATCCATGCAGTAGCGCATTACTGGGCCTGCTGTAAAGCAAAGGAGCACGACCGAGCCCAAAAAAGCGGTGTTGCGAGGCTGCTTTGCAGCGGCCCACGCGTTCTCGACGAGCCGAGCGAACGTAAAGCGTCGTTCGATGACGGCCTTCCGACGACGCCGGCGCGGCGTCTGCTGGCGAAGCTTCATCCCCCCACCTCCATGCGCGTCTCGCGCACACCGAGCTCGGCACGATCGAGCAGCAGCTCGATCAGGTCGCCAAACCCGATCCCCACATGGGCCGCCATCGCCGGGAACCAGCCCA is a genomic window containing:
- the acpS gene encoding holo-ACP synthase, with the protein product MILGNGVDIAEIDRIERALDAKHGERLRNRVFTSGEQKYCEGRRKGRGQSYAARFASKEATMKALGVGWGRHAGWLDIEVTRARGEAPKIVLHGAAAETAKRLGMERFALSLTHAAGLALAFVVVEGTPPAAEA
- a CDS encoding FtsQ-type POTRA domain-containing protein gives rise to the protein MKLRQQTPRRRRRKAVIERRFTFARLVENAWAAAKQPRNTAFLGSVVLLCFTAGPVMRYCMDHRYFAVRGVEVRGTERLSALRVRSWLGMVEGRSIWRTSPRDLEASLRRYPPIADAHVRRILPDRIEVTVEERVPDVVVRDKRGFFLADVDGVLFEMARPGAGDLPELPIVTVARGDVPADPELLGPPAPGADPSLGDASRLPVRVLGETIALAARLEGGHGGIGVSEVTIEPGALAGDDPDLLVFSTDGQLSVRLGWGSWDAKLVSLSRVVSHAARSGHAAPSGLSGRLDVRDPEAVVAQWAPEGTA
- a CDS encoding radical SAM protein, encoding MRRRQSDRAQQRLDAETHLGPLPAASADLSVCLAYPNTYPVGMANLGFQAIYGILVRAGVAVERAFLPDARSNEPIRTLESGRSLSAFDVVAFSISFETDYVHVLDLLASAGITLRGAERNRREPLVVAGGPAVFLNPEPLADFIDLFLIGEGEEMVPEWLDAIRTERGDREWKLEASRGISGAYVPSLWPSVPAQRTGEPRVRRRYIAQLDDAPTQSLILAPEAVFGDMFLIEASRGCEWGCRFCAAGYMYRPVRHRSTESLRKAVVEDALPHRSTVGLVGAEMASHPGIAGLCREVADRGGRASPSSLKADLVGPELAEALTRGKTNSVTVAPEAGSERMRRVINKNLTESEILRAARLLAAEGVRALKLYSMIGLPTETDDDVLAIARLAEKIRAHLPGGVGRITLSINPFVPKPWTPLQWEPMENLSVVKSRARLLKQATDRIPGTTVDLESPRDAYWQTLLSRGDRRVGEILEAVHRAAGKFWPIVRQANRDGGFGDCPAPDEFVHRRYEPDEVLPWDFIDHSVEKRYLLSEWRKAMLERETPPCDVATCQTCGAC
- the ftsA gene encoding cell division protein FtsA — translated: MARKQSFHVALDLGTHKTAVLLASMNEDEPHVVGLGTAPSAGLRRGVVINIDATVQAIQRAVSEAEVMADCQIQSVVVGVSGSHIKGFNSHGMVAIKGHEVTSSDIEQVHEAARAVPLPADRHILHVLPKEYVVDEQEGVREAQGMAGVRLEARVHVLTGSTPVVENVIKCCNRSGVTVSQVVLAPLASAESVLSDEERELGVGMIDIGGGTTDLIVYQAGSVQHTAVLPLGGNHITNDIAAGLQTPAAEAEKLKQRYGSAVSSAVRSEERIEVPSVGGRGPRVLSRQILAEIIEPRVEEMLTLVAAEISRAGVEGMLTSGIVLTGGTANLDGLAALAEKVFNVPIRVGSVGHSGGLGDIVSGPAYATGMGLLQLAGKATSDSALSPASAGVLSKVKNRMGDWFREFF
- the ftsZ gene encoding cell division protein FtsZ, with the protein product MNEILGAEHDGARIKVVGVGGGGGNAVNTMIQSGMPDVDFIAANTDAQALNANLAPVKLQLGTAFTKGLGAGANPEIGRQAASEDIDMLRDLLTGADMVFVTAGMGGGTGTGGAPVIATVAKELGALTVGVVTKPFVFEGKRRMRQAEEGIGALKQSVDTLITIPNQRLLSVSSRNMPILETFRKADDVLLEAVRGISDLITVQGLINLDFADVRTIMSEMGMAMMGAAMADGENRAVEAAQRAISSPLLDDISIQGARGVLINITGGSDLSLHEVNEAATLIQEEAHEDANIIFGAVLDEAMGDKLRITVIATGFGEAVSDMLPTDHFAPQARPDLRRGVSPTPIQPAPVRREKFDGAGRRVVRMGLIEDGADPVWHKGQNEGGEPEVSNPPSEEAEYDIPTFLRKQAD